The genomic region TATATTTGTTAAAATAATTTGATAAATTCTTAAATTTAGAATCGTCCAAAGAATAATTTAATATCTTTACAACAATCGGAAATATTAATCAAAGGGATTTAAGAAATGCCTTATCCCAGTTAAACATAATAATTGCGGTTAGTTAGAAATAAAAACTCAAGGACATGCCAACAGGTGAATTTTACACTTTAATTACAGGAGGAAGTTCAGGAATAGGTAAAGCGCTGGCCATGGAATGTGCCAGCCGGAAAATGAACCTTATTATTGTTGCCTTACCCGGATTAGAACTGGAGCAAACTGCTAATGAAATCAGGAACACGTATAAAGTAAAAGTTCGCTGTTTGGAAATGGATTTAACCAACAGGGAAGCGCCGCTGCTGGTTTATAAATGGTGCGAACAATTGGGTTATACGGTGAATATGTTGATCAATAATGCCGGTCTTGCCGGGACAGCCATATTTGACGAATCCTCACTTTTATATTCCGATTCAAGGATACAGCTCAATATCAGGGCTCTGGTCCTTTTATGCCGGGTATTTTTACCGGACATGAAAAAATTACCTAAAGCTTATATTTTAAATACCGGCAGCATGTCGGCATTTTATAATATCCCTTATAAAAGCCTGTATTCTGCTTCAAAAGCCTTTGTCGTAAGTTTCACCAGGTCATTGAAAGAAGAATTAAAAGGCAGTACAGTATCCATATCCGTGGTATGTCCCAACGGAGTGCATACCAACAAAGGGACAAAAGCCCGTATTGAATCTCACGGATATAAAGGGAAGATGGTTGAATTACCGCCTGATGCCGTTGCAAAAATTGCCATCGATGGGTTATTAAAAGGAAAAACCATGATCATTCCGGGGGCAATTAATAAAATAATACACCTAACAGGAAAACTAATTCCTTTCAAGCTTAAACAATATTTTCTGTTAAAGGAATTCAGAAAAGAAGTTAACACCGTGTAATCACAAAATCAAAATCCTTTTCCTTGTTAATACGGTATATTTGAAGCTATTTAACATTTTTTAAGTATAATAAATAGGCGAGCCAGCCGGATCTTTGTAAATTGCATCCATGTTAATAACCTACTTTTTTCTCAGTTATTTGGAAGAAAGTTAAAACGTTACAATTTGAAAAATCTGGTAAAAATATTCGGCTTTTTGCTTTTTCTTGGAGTTTTTGGTCTGACTAAGGCAACCGCTCAGGAGAATATAGTTCAATACGGCAAAGCTTCATATTATGCAAAACGTCTGCAGGGACATCGCACAGCCAGTGGTGAAAGGTACAATCATAAATCTTATACTGCTGCCCATAGGAATCTTCCTTTTGGAACCAAAATCAAGGTCACAAATTTAAAAAATAACAAATCAGTAATCGTAAAAATTAATGACCGGGGTCATCTGACAAGGAACAGAGTTATTGATATTTCCGGTTCTGCGGCAAAAGAAATCGGCCTCATAGCCGACGGAGTTGCAGACGTGAAAGTAGAAGTACTTGATCCTGTTCAGGCTGCCGAACTTAATGACCAGGATATGGCTACTGTGGATAAGGACAGTACAAAAGACATTCAGACATTTTAAAACATTAACCTCCTGTTGCACTGAAACTCCCCAAAAGATAAGTAGTTTGCTGCTTAATGCACAAAATTGGA from Bacteroidota bacterium harbors:
- a CDS encoding SDR family NAD(P)-dependent oxidoreductase, with protein sequence MPTGEFYTLITGGSSGIGKALAMECASRKMNLIIVALPGLELEQTANEIRNTYKVKVRCLEMDLTNREAPLLVYKWCEQLGYTVNMLINNAGLAGTAIFDESSLLYSDSRIQLNIRALVLLCRVFLPDMKKLPKAYILNTGSMSAFYNIPYKSLYSASKAFVVSFTRSLKEELKGSTVSISVVCPNGVHTNKGTKARIESHGYKGKMVELPPDAVAKIAIDGLLKGKTMIIPGAINKIIHLTGKLIPFKLKQYFLLKEFRKEVNTV
- a CDS encoding septal ring lytic transglycosylase RlpA family protein, coding for MKNLVKIFGFLLFLGVFGLTKATAQENIVQYGKASYYAKRLQGHRTASGERYNHKSYTAAHRNLPFGTKIKVTNLKNNKSVIVKINDRGHLTRNRVIDISGSAAKEIGLIADGVADVKVEVLDPVQAAELNDQDMATVDKDSTKDIQTF